A window from Anser cygnoides isolate HZ-2024a breed goose chromosome 1, Taihu_goose_T2T_genome, whole genome shotgun sequence encodes these proteins:
- the HELB gene encoding DNA helicase B, with amino-acid sequence MAAAGRGPPAELRGVLLPSRRDPRGSEDGGSEEEEEEEEADEELHLAEAALLEAAGREMAAALPPRRDVVIQENSKEEYEAVGRFPLVGPWWKVNVKVKKVGSKYFVQGYPSYFLRTDIEENNRQVFSLFLKECRVPDYFREQFFTWLPPECALSFGNLEEKLKQFHYSHLPTGKKQGDTKDFDILHYVLESFAGKAVLVALTFPMILEFLPTLLPRHFCCLLDTVSWQRRTENDDTDGETVHFQDEMLTKLDGILKNEPWKLGFSRITYRELKLSYCEATWEAFRQCQHLLRKIPDLQKNALILYDKLKRRCREMGHTYEDQDELTNFVSKDMSIEHAWQSLEFLKDENIVIREKKLVFLPHLYKSERDIAMYIGYLLSNCSWQLNVDARKILNTSEMSGEMADDEVNAVSAHEVEHLKEDNPGNHNSENPQTESTAGTQRKGEVDIDQVTAMEKICSNPVTIISGKGGCGKSTVVSCLFRHLKQVEKEVEAASKDFEGDLDASEEWDTFDHQWESENTCTKNRLNVLFTAPTGRAASLLSEKTRLPAYTLHQIIYSFRSWRQTGQEFPWKFSTVTVLIVDEGSLVSVHVLSLVLKLLCEHAQLAKLIILGDTRQLPSIDPGNMLPDIFESLKPRGFSVELRTNHRAESQLIVDNATRISQRKLPEFDEVLKVSGWNKALTMPRPEKKFIFIALPSGGGSDNLQSAIKALLKEGPGLQDARQSQFIAFRRQDCDLINELCCQHYSKHLTRDHKRRLLFQIDDKISCTRNTYLKDLLPGHGFGEGPDQKEDHKCRNGETTLSSATAEDGKRLCNGDIFFITDDVEINKQRLLTISSTYGSTFTVKYKALKKLCHIKHAWARTIHTFQGSEEKTVVYVVGNPGRQHWQHVYTAVTRGRCRVYVIAEETHLRRAVTNKSIPRKTRLQRFLREEIAETSTCPEQMPSPLTKNAPDPSEPGTDPVKEGSADLRKEQMGNSQQISPYKRQRSHAENPEDAMKTSAPIVEESPLGSSRLQSLSLQHVTPRKLFKS; translated from the exons atggcggcggcggggcgggggccgccgGCGGAGCTGCgcggggtgctgctgccctcgCGGCGGGACCCCCGGGGCTCGGAGGACGGGGGCtcggaggaggaagaggaggaggaggaggccgacGAGGAGCTGCACTTGGCGGAGGCCGCGCTGCTGGAGGCCGCCGGGCGGGAGATGGCGGCCGCGCTACCCCCGCGCCGGGATG ttgTCATACAAGAGAACTCCAAAGAGGAATATGAAGCAGTTGGACGTTTTCCATTAGTTGGCCCTTGGTGGAAAGTTAACGTTAAAGTTAAAAAAGTGGGGTCTAAGTACTTTGTGCAAGGAtatccatcatattttcttcgGACTGATATAGAAGAAAACAACCGAcaagtattttctctctttcttaaaGAATGCAGAGTTCCCGATTATTTTAGAGAACAGTTTTTCACTTGGCTTCCTCCCGAGTGTGCACTGAGTTTTGGAAatcttgaagaaaaattaaaacaattccACTATTCACATTTACCAACAGGGAAGAAACAAGGAGACACCAAGGATTTTGATATCTTACACTATGTTTTGGAATCCT TTGCAGGCAAGGCAGTATTGGTAGCTCTGACTTTTCCGATGATACTGGAGTTCTTGCCAACTCTTCTGCCACGccatttttgctgtcttttggaTACGGTGAGTTGGCAAAGAAGGACTGAAAACGATGATACAGATGGTGAGACAGTACATTTTCAAGATGAGATGCTAACAAAATTGGATGGGATATTAAAGAATGAGCCATGGAAACTTGGATTCAGCAGG ATTACCTATAGGGAACTGAAACTTTCTTACTGTGAGGCAACGTGGGAAGCCTTCCGTCAGTGTCAGCATCTCCTCCGGAAGATTCCTGACTTGCAGAAGAACGCATTAATTCTGTATGATAAACTCAAGAGACGGTGTAGAGAAATGGGACACACTTATGAAGATCAAGATGAATTAACTAATTTTGTATCCAAAGATATGTCCATTGAGCACGCTTGGCAGTCTCTTGAATTTTTGAAAGATGAGAATATAGTGATCAGGGAGAAAAAACTCGTGTTTCTGCCTCATCTTTACAAATCCGAAAGAGACATTGCAATGTATATAGGTTATCTGCTGTCAAACTGCTCATGGCAACTGAATGTTGACGCGAGAAAGATACTTAACACTTCTGAGATGTCAGGAGAAATGGCAGATGATGAAGTGAATGCTGTCTCGGCCCATGAAGTGGAACACCTGAAGGAAGATAATCCAGGCAATCACAACTCTGAAAATCCACAGACGGAGTCCACAGCTGGCAcccaaaggaaaggagaggtaGATATAGATCAGGTGACTGCCATGGAAAAGATTTGTTCTAATCCTGTCACAATCATAAGCGGAAAAGGAGGTTGCGGGAAGAGTACGGTTGTTAGCTGCCTTTTTCGTCACTTAAAGCAGGTAGAGAAAGAAGTGGAAGCTGCTTCTAAGGACTTTGAAGGAGACCTGGACGCATCTGAGGAATGGGATACCTTTGATCATCAGTGGGAGTCAGAGAACACTTGCACAAAGAATCGTTTGAATGTGCTATTTACCGCACCTACAGGGAGAGCAGCAAGCCTTTTGAGTGAAAAAACCAGGCTTCCTGCATACACTCTGCATCAG ATCATCTATAGTTTTAGATCATGGAGGCAGACTGGACAAGAATTTCCATGGAAGTTTTCTACTGTGACAGTTCTGATTGTGGATGAAGGAAGCTTGGTGTCTGTACATGTTCTCAGTTTAGTTTTAAAACTCCTATGTGAGCATGCCCAGCTTGCCAAACTTATTATTTTAG GTGATACTAGACAGCTACCAAGTATAGACCCGGGAAACATGCTACCTGATATCTTTGAGAGTCTAAAACCAAGAGGCTTTTCTGTGGAACTGCGAACTAATCACCGAGCTGAATCACAACTAATTGTAGATAATGCAACAAG AATCTCGCAGCGGAAGCTTCCTGAATTTGATGAGGTGCTGAAAGTTTCTGGTTGGAATAAAGCACTGACAATGCCAAGACCTGagaagaaattcatttttatcgCTTTACCTTCTGGTGGGGGTAGTGATA ATTTGCAAAGCGCCATAAAGGCTTTACTTAAAGAAGGACCTGGATTGCAGGATGCCAGACAATCACAGTTCATTGCTTTCAGAAG GCAAGATTGCGATCTAATAAACGAGCTTTGTTGTCAACACTATTCAAAGCATTTAACCAG AGACCATAAAAGACgacttttatttcaaattgaTGACAAGATTTCCTGCACACGGAATACGTATCTCAAGGATCTCTTACCAGGCCATGGTTTTGGAGAGGGTCCTGATCAGAAAGAGGATCATAAATGCAGAAATGGAGAAACCACCCTCAGTTCAGCGACTGCTGAGGATGGCAAACGACTGTGCAATGGagatatatttttcataacAGAT GATGTAGAAATTAATAAACAGCGCTTATTGACCATCAGCAGCACGTACGGCTCCACGTTCACTGTGAAGTATAAGGCTCTGAAGAAGCTCTGTCATATAAAGCATGCATGGGCCAGAACTATTCACACCTTTCAG GGTTCTGAGGAAAAAACCGTAGTGTATGTGGTTGGCAATCCTGGTCGTCAGCACTGGCAGCACGTGTACACAGCCGTGACCAGAGGGCGCTGCCGTGTCTATGTTATAGCTGAAGAGACGCACCTCAGGAGAGCAGTCACTAACAAGAGCATTCCCAGAAAAACTCGCTTACAGAGATTTTTGAGAGAGGAAATTGCAGAAACAAGCACATGCCCAGAACAAATGCCCTCTCCCCTGACAAAGAATGCTCCTGACCCATCTGAACCTGGCACTGACCCGGTTAAAGAAGGGTCGGCAGATCTCAGAAAAGAGCAGATGGGTAATTCGCAGCAGATAAGTCCATATAAAAGACAACGAAGTCATGCAGAGAATCCTGAGGATGCCATGAAAACATCCGCT ccAATAGTAGAAGAATCCCCGCTTGGTTCTTCCAGACTTCAGAGTCTAAGTTTGCAACACGTAACTCCTAGGAAGCTTTTCAAAAGCTAG